A stretch of DNA from Chloroflexota bacterium:
GCACGCGCGGCGGCGAGATTCGATACGGTAACGCGCCCTTGAGCCTCTGGCCGGCGCTGTGGGGCGGCTACAGCCAGTACCTGTACGTCCACCCCAACGCCGTCGTGCACCGCATGCCCTCGCACATCCCGCCGACGCATGCCGCGGCCTTTTTGCCGTTTAGCAACGGGATCGAATGGGCCTATGAGTACGGCGACATCCGCCTCGGCGAGGCGATCTGGGTGCAGGGGCCAGGCCAGCAGGGGCTCGCGGCCGTGATCGCGGCGAAGGCCGCCGGCGCGTCGTGCATCGTCGTCTCTGGCCTCGCCCGCGACAGGCGGCGTCTCGAGGTGGCGAGGCTCCTCGGCGCCGACCTGACGATCGACGTCGAAAACGAGCCGGATCCGGTCGGACGCATCCTCGACGCGACCGGTGGCGAGGGAGTCAACGTGGTCGTGAACGTGACGGGCGGCGGCAAAGGGTGCGTGGACCAGGCAGTCAAGGTTGCCCACAAGCGGAAGTGCAACATCGTGCTGGCGGCCGCCGGACGCGAGGTGCTCGATGTGGGCACGCTCCCCCGCAAGAAGATCACGCTGATCCAGGCGAACGGTCATTCC
This window harbors:
- a CDS encoding zinc-binding dehydrogenase is translated as MTQTAFASVHVGPGEFELREIPVPEEIPDDAALLKMEACGICGSDLSGLKAPRVEPNEAGEVWGARGAPHIMGHENLGIVYKIGKAASQKWKVKEGDRICLEEYVPCGHCEYCRSDDYRFCGTRGGEIRYGNAPLSLWPALWGGYSQYLYVHPNAVVHRMPSHIPPTHAAAFLPFSNGIEWAYEYGDIRLGEAIWVQGPGQQGLAAVIAAKAAGASCIVVSGLARDRRRLEVARLLGADLTIDVENEPDPVGRILDATGGEGVNVVVNVTGGGKGCVDQAVKVAHKRKCNIVLAAAGREVLDVGTLPRKKITLIQANGHSYRSVELAIQFIASGRLPMDEIATHAYPLSRARAALDTLAGNGEPDAIHVSILPEVN